Part of the Rhodohalobacter sp. SW132 genome is shown below.
AAGATGAACAGGAGAAAATTAAGTCGCAGGCAAAACAAGACAGCGACAAAGTAATTGAAGATGCAAAAATGAGAGCCGACGGTTTAATCAAAGAAGCAGAATCCCTTCTTGATAACATTGAAAAATCCGGTAAATAAAAGTTGCCTAATCAGATTAAACAAAAAAAAGCCCTGAAACTGAGTTCCAGGGCTTTTTTGTTTCAAGTTGGTTTTCCAACTACTCAGCGGATGATTTAGTTTCTGAATCGTCGGCGCCAAGTGTTTCAAACACTTTTTCGACCTCCTCATCACTCTCATCGTATTCGGCTTTTGAACCAACGATAAGCTCATCGTACTTAAGCAGACCTGTACCGGCAGGTACTTTGTGGCCAACTACTACATTCTCTTTCAAGCCTCTCAGAAGATCTTTCTTCGCTTCAATAGATGCCTGTGTAAGAACTTTAGTAGTTTCCTGGAATGATGCCGCAGACAACCAGCTCTCGGTAGAGAGTGCCGCCCGGGTAATTCCAAGAAGAATTGGCTTCGAAATAGCCGGTTCTGCTTCACGTGTTTGAAGTTCATCTTTTCCGGCAGTAATCAGTTCGTTGTTAATTTCACGAACTTTACGGCGATCAAGAATTGCTCCAAGTTTCAGATCACTTCCACCTACGTCAGTTACAACAAATTTTCCGATCAAATCATCATTTTTGTTGTTGAGTTCAAAGCGGTCGACTTTATCCCCTTCGAGATACATTGTATCACCGGGATCTGTCACTTCAACTTTCTGCATCATGGTGCGCACAATAACTTCAATGTGCTTGTCATTAATTTTCACACCCTGCAGGCGGTAAACTTCCTGTATTTCATTAACCAGGTATGACTGAACCGCATAGGGTCCGAGAATATTCAGGATTTCCTGGGCTGGAATTGTCCCGTCTGAGAGAGCCTGACCAGCTTTAACGAAATCGTTTTCCTGAACAAGGATGTGTTTTGAAAGAGAAATAAGATACGTTTTTTCATCTGTACCATCTTTACTCTCAACAATCACCTCTTGTGATCCTCGTTTACGGCCACCCATACGAACAATTCCGTCAATTTCAGAAACTGCTGCAGGATCGCTTGGTGAACGGGCCTCAAAGAGTTCCGTTACACGCGGCAGACCCGCTGTAATATCTTTCGATTTAGAAGCAGCACGCGGGATTTTCGCCAGAATTTGTCCGGCCTGAACCTTCTCGCCGTCTTCCACAGTGATGTGTGTTTCAACAGGCAGTGTGCTTTCACGGATTTTATCATCTACACCCTTAACAACAAGAGTTGGAACGAGTGAACGATCCCGTGAATCGATAATAACTTTTTCGCGGTGACCTGTCTGGGAATCGGTATCCGCAGTATAGGTTACTTCTTCGATGATATCTTTGTACTCAATTTTACCATCAATTTCACTGAAAATCAGCGCATTATATGGATCCCACTTACAAAGAGGCATTCCTTTCAGAACTTTATCGCCTTCTTCTATAAGCATTTCAGCACCGTAAGGTACATTATAGGTATTCAGAATTTTCCCATCCTCACCTATAATTTTCATCTCACCAGCGCGACTTAAAACCACATTATGGACCTCTTCACCGTCATCGTATTCAACAACGCGCACATTTTCAAACTCGATTTTTCCATCAAATTTGGCCTTGTGTTGTGAATCTGCTTCAAGACGTGAAGCTGTACCACCCACGTGGAATGTTCGGAGTGTCAGCTGAGTACCCGGTTCACCGATAGACTGTGCTGCAATCACACCCACTGCTTCACCGACCTGAACGAGTCCTGTTTTCGACATGTCACGTCCGTAACATTTCGCACAAACACCACGCTCGGTTTCACAAGTTAGTACTGAACGAATTTCTACCTCTTCGATAGAAGTTTCAGCAATTTTCTTAGCTACTGTGTCGGTAATCAGTTCATTCGATTCACAGATTGTCTCGTCAGAAATCGGATCGATGATTTCGTGCATTGAAACACGACCAATGATTCGATCTTCGAGACTCTCAATAACATCCTCATTATCTTTAAGAGCCTGCATTTTAATACCACGAAGGGTACCACAGTCTCTTTCATTTATGATAATATCCTGAGATACATCCACCAGACGACGGGTAAGATAACCGGCATCGGCAGTTTTAAGAGCCGTATCGGCAAGACCTTTTCGGGCACCGTGAGTAGAGATAAAGTATTCCAGAACGGTAAGTCCCTCTCTGAATGATGAGAGAATCGGGTTCTCAATAACTTCATTCCCCTGCTGCATGGAACTTTTTTGTGGCTTGGCCATCAATCCACGCATACCGCCAAGCTGGCGGATCTGCTCTTTGGATCCACGGGCACCAGAATCTGCCATCATGTATACAGCATTAAATCCGTCTTTATCTTCTGTTAAACTTTTGAACAGAGTTTCAGAAACACGGTTTGTTGTGCTGGTCCACTTATCAATTACCTGATTGTAACGCTCATTGTCGGTAATGAAACCCATCTCGTAACGATCCTGGATCTCAGACACTTCGTTTTGAGCGGCTTCAATCAGCTTACGCTTCTCATCCGGGATAATAATATCCTCAAGGCTGAAAGACAGGCCTCCGGTAGTTGCACGTTCAAAACCAACTTCTTTCATCTTATCGAGGAAATAAGCGGTTTCTACAGGTCCTACAGTGTTATAAATATTGTCAATCAGGATTCTGAGCTCTTTTTTACCCAGTGTTCTGTTTACAAATTCTACACCTTCAGGTACGATCCTGTTAAAAAGTACTCGTCCCGTCGTTGTTTTAATTATTTCCGGGGCAAATGTGCCATCCTCCTGTTTAACAGGAACTCTTACATTAACCTTTGCATGTGTATCAATCTTGTTTTGATCGAATGCAATCACTACTTCATCGGGTGAAGTAAATGTTTTTCCTTCGCCTCGTTTCCCGTTCCCCATTTTCGTGAGGTAGTAAATTCCAAGAATCATATCCTGGGAAGGTACCGCAACCGGCCCGCCACTGGCAGGACTCAAAATGTTGTGTGAACCCAGCATCAGAATAGACGCTTCCATTACCGCATCATGACTCAGCGGGAGGTGAACAGCCATCTGGTCACCATCAAAGTCAGCATTAAATGCTGTACAAGAAAGCGGATGCAGACGGATTGCCTTATCTTCAATCAGTACCGGCTGATACGCCTGAATACCGAGCCTGTGAAGCGTTGGAGCACGGTTAAGCAGAACAGGGTGACCATCGATCACACGTTCCAGAACTTCCCATACAACCTGATCACGCCGATCTACTACTTTTTTAGCGCTTTTCACCGTTTTCACGTATCCGCGCTCAATCAACCGACGGATTACAAACGGTTTGTAGAGTTCAATCGCCATCTCCTTAGGAAGACCGCACTCATGCATTTTCAGATCCGGGCCAACCACAATTACGGAACGGCCGGAATAATCTACTCGCTTACCGAGCAGGTTCTGACGGAAACGGCCGCTCTTACCTTTCAGCATATCACTGAGGGATTTCAGAGGACGGTTGTTGTTACGTACGGCGTTGGATTTTCTGGAGTTATCATAGAGTGAATCTACAGCTTCCTGAAGCATTCGTTTCTCATTTCTGAGGATCACATCAGGAGCTTTAATATCAATCAGCCGTTTCAAACGATTATTTCGGATAATCACCCGGCGATAGAGATCATTCAGGTCGGACGTTGCAAAACGGCCACCTTCCAGCGGTACAAGCGGACGTAATTCAGGCGGAATCACCGGAATTACACTTTGAACCATCCATTCCGGACGGTTTTCTGTATGCTGATTTGCAGCACGAAATGATTCAATAACCTGGAGGCGCTTCAGTTTTTTCTTTTTGCGCATCTGGGAGGTCTCATGCTTCACTTCATATCGAAGCTGATAGGCAAGGCTGTCCAGATCCTGGGTTTTCAGCAATCCTTCAACTGCTTCGGCCCCATCTTTTACCACAAATTTATCTTCATCATCTTCATCCAGTTCATGATGATCTTCGGGGAGTTGATCGAGGATGTCGAATTTCTCCTCTTCAGAAATCAGGTCTCCTTTTTTATACCCAAGATCTCTTGCGAGGCCCGGATTGAGAACTACAAAAGTTTCGTAGTAAACAATTCTGTCCAGGTTTTTGGATGAATATCCAAGCAGATATGCAATCTTACTTGGCAGTGATTTGAAATACCAGATATGAACGATGGGCACTGTTAAAGTAATATGCCCCATGCGTTCACGGCGTACAGCCTTGCGGGTTACTTCAACTCCGCAGCGGTCACAAATAATACCTTTGTAGCGAATTCGCTTGTACTTTCCACAGTGACACTCATAATCTTTTACCGGACCGAAGATCTTTTCACAGAAAAGACCGTCCATTTCCGGTTTGAATGTTCTGTAATTTATCGTTTCGGGAGTAAGAACTTCTCCGTGAGACCTTGAAAGTATCGTTTCGGCGGAAGCCAAAGATATTCCAATGTTAGAGAAGTCTTTAGTAACAGTTAATGTTTTTGTTGACGGCAAAGGTAAACCTCCGTTTAGATTTATTTAACAGAACAAAATTTAGTCGATGTGAATTTCGAGTCCGAGACCCATTAATTCACGAAGCAGCACTTTAAACGATTCTGGAATGTCGCCTTCGGGCAGGTTTTCACCTTTCACGATAGCTTCATACACTTTCGAACGTCCTTTTACATCATCACTCTTTACGGTAAGCATCTCTTTAAGGATGTTTGATGCTCCGTAAGCGTAAAGTGCCCATACCTCCATTTCTCCGAGGCGCTGGCCACCAAACTGTGCTTTACCGCCAAGGGGCTGCTGTGTAATCAGCGAGTATGGCCCGATAGAGCGTGCGTGCATTTTATCTTCAATCAGGTGATTCAGTTTCAGCATGTACATCACACCCACAGTTGTTTGCTGATCAAGTGCATAACCGGAACGGCCATCATAAAGCTGTACCCGGCCGTCTTCAGGCAGTCCTGCTTTCTTAAGTTCATCTTGAACCTGATCGTATGACGCTCCGTCGAAAATTGGGGATGCATATTTCACACCCAGTTTTAGACCGGCCCAACCCAGAATCGTTTCGTAGATCTGGCCAAGGTTCATACGTGAGGGTACACCAAGCGGGTTAAGTACAATATCAACCGGTGTGCCATCCTTAGTAAACGGCATATCTTCCTGTGGAACTACTTTGGCAATCACACCTTTATTTCCGTGACGCCCGGCCATCTTATCACCCACCTGGAGTTTCCGTTTTTTAGCAACGTAAACTTTTGCTTTCTGAATGATACCCGGTGGCAATTCATCTCCAACCTGGATTTGATATTTTCGGCGCTTGGCATCGGTATCCACCTCTCGGCGCAGGTCACGATAGTTTTTGAACAACAGTTTTACATGCTCAACGAGTTCACCATCGGTTGCCCAGTCAATATTTTCATTGATGTGCACCGGATCCAACTCTTCAAAAACCGATTTTTTATACTTCTCGCCTTTTGGTATCAGCTCAACTCCGCTGTAGTTGTACACGCCAGGGGATGTTTTGTCCCTCAGCAGGCTATACATCTTATCAGCCCACTTAGAATTCAGGTCTGAAAGTTTTTGAGCGTGACGTTCATTTTCGGCTTCAACAAGCTGTTTCTCTTCTTTACGGGAGATTTGCTCATCGCGCTTACGGCTGAACAGTTTTGTATCGATGACCACACCTTTTACACCGGGTGGTGTTTTAAGTGATGCATCTTTTACGTCGCCTGCTTTATCGCCAAAAATAGCACGTAACAATTTTTCTTCAGGGGTTGGGTCCGTTTCACCCTTCGGTGTAATTTTTCCAACCAGAATATCCCCGTGCTGTACTTTTGCACCTACACGGATAATTCCCTGCTCATTCAGGTTACGTGTCGCTTCTTCACTTACATTTGGAATTTCGCGGGTAAGCTCTTCCTCGCCACGTTTTGTATCCCGAACCTGCTGTTCGAATTCGGTGATGTGGATAGAGGTGTAGATATCATCCTGAACAATTCGTTCACTGATTACAATCGCATCCTCAAAGTTATACCCTCTCCACGGCATAAATGCTACAAGGAGATTACGTCCGAGGGCAAGTTCACCTTTCTGTGTTGCGCATCCGTCGGCAATCGCATCACCTTCTTTCACTTTATCGCCAACATCAACAATCGGACGCTGGTTTACCGTGGTATCCTGGTTACTGCGCTCAAACTTTTTCAGTCTGTATGATTTAATACCGCCATCGAAGTAGCAATTCTCTTCCAGTTCTGAACGGGTGTATTTGATGCGAATTTCATCTCCACTCACATACACCACTTCGCCATCACCTTCTGCACTGATAATAGCACGGGAGTCTTTTGCAGCACGCTGCTCGAGACCGGTTCCTACAATCGGGGAATCGGGTCGTAATAAGGGTACAGCCTGTCGCTGCATGTTTGAGCCCATGAGTGCACGGTTGGCATCATCATGCTCGATAAATGGAATCAGTGCTGCTGCCAAAGATGTAATCTGGTTTGCAGAAACGTCCATGTATTCCACTTCATCGGGTGTTGCAAGGCCAACATTACTTTCTCTGAATCGAGAGAATATAGAGTCATTCTCAAAATTTCCACTGTCAGTAAGCGGAGCATTTGCCTGCGCGATAACAGTTTCGTCTTCCTGCTCGGCCGCAAGATATTCAACTTCATCCGTTACGGTTCCTTCCTTCACTTTTCTGTACGGGGTTTCGATAAACCCGAAATCGTTTACTTTTGCGTGAATACAGAGTGAAGTAATCAGACCGATATTTGGACCTTCAGGTGTTTCAATCGGGCAAAGGCGGCCATAGTGAGTATAATGAACGTCACGAACTTCAAATCCGGCTCGTTCACGCGTCAATCCACCGGGTCCAAGAGCTGACATCCTGCGTTTGTGTGTAATCTCAGCTATTGGATTGGTTTGATCCATAAACTGCGATAGCTGATTTGTACCAAAAAAGCTGTTAATTACACTTGATATGGTACGGGCATTCACAAGATCCTGCGGTGTGAGCTGCTCAGCATCGCGGGAGTTCATTCTTTCGCGGATTGTACGTGCCATACGTGCAAGTCCAACGGCAAACTGTTGTCCCAGCTGTTCACCTACTGTTCGAACACGCCTGTTACTCAGGTGATCAATATCATCAACCTGGGACTTCATCTCTTTAAGACGGATCACCTCTTTCACAATCGCAACCACATCTTCGTTGGTCAGATAATGAATATCGGGATCTACGTCTACTTTTAATCGCTTATTCAGCCTGTATCGGCCAACTTCGCCAAGGTCGTATTTCTTATCACTGAAAAACAGTCGCTCAAGTACCTGTCGTGCCGTTTCAGGATCCGGCATTTCACCGGTACGAATTTGTTGATAAATTTCAGAAAGTGCGGAAACATCATCGTGTGATGAATCTTTTCTGAGCGTATTCATCACCACAGACCGGTCTGATTCCTCAGTACCGAGTTTTTGAATCTGTGTCTTTTTGAGACCGGCTTCTTTGAAGACTCCATAATCATCTTCTTCAATCTCATGATCTCGTTCAAGCAGAATTTTTCTGCTTGTGGCTTCTGTAACTTCACCTGTTTCATCGTCCACAACCTCTTCTGTCACATCCACTGCAACATCTACAGCAAGGCGCTGACCGACAACCTTGTCGTTAAAGGTTTTTTTGTTGCTTACTTCTACTTCTTCAGAAAGGCCGAAGAGATTCAGGATATCCATATCCGATGAAAAACCGAGAGCTCTAAGCAACGTCGTTGCCGGAATCTTTTTCTTCCGGTCAATGTATGCCCAGAGAACATCACGAATATCATTGGTGAATTCAATCCATGATCCTTTAAAAGGAATAACACGTGCAGAATAGAGTTGCGTACCGTTCGGGTGAACAGACTGACCGAAAAAGACACCGGGCGATCTGTGCAACTGACTTACAATCACACGTTCTGCACCGTTTACAATAAAGGTACCCCTGTTTGTCATCCAGGGAAGATCACCAAGGAAAACTTCCTGTTCGATGGTCTCGGCGGCTTCATCTGAGTCGTCCAGAGAGGAGAGTCGTAACTTTGCCTTTAGTGGAATGGCGTACGTCAGACCGCGTTCCTGGCACTCTTTCATATTGTATTTCGGGGTATCGACCGAATAATAAACGAACTCCAGAATATGTGTTTCCCGGCTATCGCTGATGGGGAAATTTTCGTTAAATATTCGTTGGAGGCCTTGATCTGCTCTATCCGAAGGGGCGATATCCAGCTGTGCAAAATAGTTAAATGATTCGAGCTGTATATCTAAAAAATCGGGATAGTCTATTACGTGTTTAATTCGGCCAAATGAAAGTCGGTCGGTAAATGGGATTTTCTCCATAGTAGTACTCAAAAGGAAGCCTCTCCTTTAGGTTAAAAGTAAGATGTGAAACGACTGTAGTTGCACGTTTAGACGTAAAAAAATACAGGTGTTGTAGACGCCAAAAGCCAACAACCGTTATTAACGGTGTTGGCTCTGACAAATTGCGTAGATTCCGGCTTACTTCAGTTCTACTTCAGCACCGGCGTCTTCAAGTTTGCTCTTCAGCTCTTCTGCTTCATCTTTAGAAACAGCTTCTTTAATGGTGTTAGGTGCACCGTCTACCAGCTCTTTTGCTTCTTTCAAGCCAAGACCGGTAATTCCGCGTACTTCTTTAATAACAGCAATTTTCTTAGCACCGGCAGATTTGAGCACAACATCAAATTCAGTTTGCTCTTCAGCGGAATCTTCTCCACCTCCGGCAGGTCCTGCTACTGCAACAGCAGCTGCAGCTGGTTTGATATCATACTCTTCTTCGAGTACTTTAGCCAGTTCGTTGGCTTCTTTTACTGTTAAATTAACAAGTTGTTCTGCGATTTCTTTAACGTCAGCCATTGTTAGATTTCTCCGTTCGTCGTTTAATAATTAAAAAAGTTGAAATAATATATTGGTTATTCTTCGCCTTTCTCAGCGATAGTCTTCACAGCACCGGCAACAGTTTCTCCCTGTGCCTGCAGAGCGCTAACAACATTTGATACGGGTGCGAGTAACAGGCCAACAATATCGCCAATTACCTCACTCTTAGACTTCATGGCAGCCAGTGTGTCCAGCTGTTTTTCGCCATAGAAATCACCGTCGATCAAAGCAGCCTTAAATTCAGGCTTATTATGATCCTTGATATATTGTTTGAGCGCTTTTGCGGGAGCTGCGAACTCCTCCTCTACAAATGCAAATCCATTCTGTTCATTTAAAAATGGGTAGAGTTCATCATAACCGCCAATTGCTTCCATAGCCCGTTTTATCATCGTGTTTTTATACACTTTGTAACGGACATTACCTTTGCGAAACTCTGTTCGCAAATCGGCCATATCTCCAACTGACATACCTTTGTAGTTGGTTATATAGAGGCCGTCTGAACCCTTGAGTTCTTCGGTAATTTCTTCCACAATTGCCTTCTTATCTGATAATGTAGGCATGTTGTATCCTCTTAGTTTCTAAATTGAAGTAATGGATGATCGGCTGATCTGGATGCCCGGGCCCATTGTAGTGCTAATAAATGCACTTTTAATGTAGTGCCCTTTTGCTGATGCAGGCCTCATCTTCAAAATTGTTTGAAGAAATGAAATTGCGTTTTCACGCAGCTCACTTGCATCAAATTCAACTTTTCCAATAGAGGTGTGCAAAATGCCCGCTTTATCAACCCGGAAGTCAATCTTACCGGATTTGAACTCCTTTACAGCAGCAGCAATATCCATGGTAACCGTACCGCTTTTAGGGTTAGGCATGAGTCCCCGTGGTCCGAGGTGCCTCCCAAGCTTTCCGATTTTACCCATTACGTCCGGTGTGGCGATAATCACGTCGATATCGGCCCAACCATCCTCAATTTTTTCAATATATTCGTCCAGACCAACAAAATCGGCTCCGGCTTCTTCTGCTTCAGCTTCTTTGGCTTCATTTACAAGAGCCAGTACACGTACAGATTTACCTGTACCATGCGGAAGAGAAACAGTGCCGCGAACCATTTGATCAGCATGACGTGGATCAACACCAAGCCGCAGATCTAAATCTACAGACTCATTGAAGTTAGCTTTACCTGTTTTTTTCACCAGGTCGCAAGCTTCTTCGATGGTATACTCCATGTCAGCGTCAATCAATTCTGCCGCCTGACGATATTTCTTACCTCGCTTTGCCATTTTCTTTAAATCCTCTTATTTATCTCGGATTACACGCAATCCCATACTTCGCGCAGTTCCAGCGATCATTTCTGCTGCCTGATCAGTATCGAAGGCATTTAAGTCCTCCATTTTCTGATCGGCAATATCCCTGCACTGCGTCCAGGTTACTTTTCCAACTTTTTTACGATTGGGTTCTCCTGAGCCGGATTTAATTTTGGCGGCTTCTTTCAACAGTACTGCTGCGGGAGGCGTTTTCGTCTTAAACGTAAACGACTTATCCGCAAATACCGTGATTTCAACCGGAATAATTGTACCAGCTTTGTCCTGGGTTTTTGCGTTAAATGCTTTACAAAACTCCATAATGTTGATACCCGCCTGGCCTAAAGCTGGACCGACCGGAGGAGCAGGGTTTGCCTGTCCACCAACAATTTGAAGTTTTAGCACTTTATCTACTTTTTTTGCCATATAGAATCAATTAGTGATTCATTCTTCTGTTTGCTGCGTAA
Proteins encoded:
- the rplL gene encoding 50S ribosomal protein L7/L12, with the protein product MADVKEIAEQLVNLTVKEANELAKVLEEEYDIKPAAAAVAVAGPAGGGEDSAEEQTEFDVVLKSAGAKKIAVIKEVRGITGLGLKEAKELVDGAPNTIKEAVSKDEAEELKSKLEDAGAEVELK
- the rplK gene encoding 50S ribosomal protein L11; translation: MAKKVDKVLKLQIVGGQANPAPPVGPALGQAGINIMEFCKAFNAKTQDKAGTIIPVEITVFADKSFTFKTKTPPAAVLLKEAAKIKSGSGEPNRKKVGKVTWTQCRDIADQKMEDLNAFDTDQAAEMIAGTARSMGLRVIRDK
- the rplJ gene encoding 50S ribosomal protein L10, with translation MPTLSDKKAIVEEITEELKGSDGLYITNYKGMSVGDMADLRTEFRKGNVRYKVYKNTMIKRAMEAIGGYDELYPFLNEQNGFAFVEEEFAAPAKALKQYIKDHNKPEFKAALIDGDFYGEKQLDTLAAMKSKSEVIGDIVGLLLAPVSNVVSALQAQGETVAGAVKTIAEKGEE
- the rpoC gene encoding DNA-directed RNA polymerase subunit beta', with amino-acid sequence MPSTKTLTVTKDFSNIGISLASAETILSRSHGEVLTPETINYRTFKPEMDGLFCEKIFGPVKDYECHCGKYKRIRYKGIICDRCGVEVTRKAVRRERMGHITLTVPIVHIWYFKSLPSKIAYLLGYSSKNLDRIVYYETFVVLNPGLARDLGYKKGDLISEEEKFDILDQLPEDHHELDEDDEDKFVVKDGAEAVEGLLKTQDLDSLAYQLRYEVKHETSQMRKKKKLKRLQVIESFRAANQHTENRPEWMVQSVIPVIPPELRPLVPLEGGRFATSDLNDLYRRVIIRNNRLKRLIDIKAPDVILRNEKRMLQEAVDSLYDNSRKSNAVRNNNRPLKSLSDMLKGKSGRFRQNLLGKRVDYSGRSVIVVGPDLKMHECGLPKEMAIELYKPFVIRRLIERGYVKTVKSAKKVVDRRDQVVWEVLERVIDGHPVLLNRAPTLHRLGIQAYQPVLIEDKAIRLHPLSCTAFNADFDGDQMAVHLPLSHDAVMEASILMLGSHNILSPASGGPVAVPSQDMILGIYYLTKMGNGKRGEGKTFTSPDEVVIAFDQNKIDTHAKVNVRVPVKQEDGTFAPEIIKTTTGRVLFNRIVPEGVEFVNRTLGKKELRILIDNIYNTVGPVETAYFLDKMKEVGFERATTGGLSFSLEDIIIPDEKRKLIEAAQNEVSEIQDRYEMGFITDNERYNQVIDKWTSTTNRVSETLFKSLTEDKDGFNAVYMMADSGARGSKEQIRQLGGMRGLMAKPQKSSMQQGNEVIENPILSSFREGLTVLEYFISTHGARKGLADTALKTADAGYLTRRLVDVSQDIIINERDCGTLRGIKMQALKDNEDVIESLEDRIIGRVSMHEIIDPISDETICESNELITDTVAKKIAETSIEEVEIRSVLTCETERGVCAKCYGRDMSKTGLVQVGEAVGVIAAQSIGEPGTQLTLRTFHVGGTASRLEADSQHKAKFDGKIEFENVRVVEYDDGEEVHNVVLSRAGEMKIIGEDGKILNTYNVPYGAEMLIEEGDKVLKGMPLCKWDPYNALIFSEIDGKIEYKDIIEEVTYTADTDSQTGHREKVIIDSRDRSLVPTLVVKGVDDKIRESTLPVETHITVEDGEKVQAGQILAKIPRAASKSKDITAGLPRVTELFEARSPSDPAAVSEIDGIVRMGGRKRGSQEVIVESKDGTDEKTYLISLSKHILVQENDFVKAGQALSDGTIPAQEILNILGPYAVQSYLVNEIQEVYRLQGVKINDKHIEVIVRTMMQKVEVTDPGDTMYLEGDKVDRFELNNKNDDLIGKFVVTDVGGSDLKLGAILDRRKVREINNELITAGKDELQTREAEPAISKPILLGITRAALSTESWLSAASFQETTKVLTQASIEAKKDLLRGLKENVVVGHKVPAGTGLLKYDELIVGSKAEYDESDEEVEKVFETLGADDSETKSSAE
- the rpoB gene encoding DNA-directed RNA polymerase subunit beta encodes the protein MEKIPFTDRLSFGRIKHVIDYPDFLDIQLESFNYFAQLDIAPSDRADQGLQRIFNENFPISDSRETHILEFVYYSVDTPKYNMKECQERGLTYAIPLKAKLRLSSLDDSDEAAETIEQEVFLGDLPWMTNRGTFIVNGAERVIVSQLHRSPGVFFGQSVHPNGTQLYSARVIPFKGSWIEFTNDIRDVLWAYIDRKKKIPATTLLRALGFSSDMDILNLFGLSEEVEVSNKKTFNDKVVGQRLAVDVAVDVTEEVVDDETGEVTEATSRKILLERDHEIEEDDYGVFKEAGLKKTQIQKLGTEESDRSVVMNTLRKDSSHDDVSALSEIYQQIRTGEMPDPETARQVLERLFFSDKKYDLGEVGRYRLNKRLKVDVDPDIHYLTNEDVVAIVKEVIRLKEMKSQVDDIDHLSNRRVRTVGEQLGQQFAVGLARMARTIRERMNSRDAEQLTPQDLVNARTISSVINSFFGTNQLSQFMDQTNPIAEITHKRRMSALGPGGLTRERAGFEVRDVHYTHYGRLCPIETPEGPNIGLITSLCIHAKVNDFGFIETPYRKVKEGTVTDEVEYLAAEQEDETVIAQANAPLTDSGNFENDSIFSRFRESNVGLATPDEVEYMDVSANQITSLAAALIPFIEHDDANRALMGSNMQRQAVPLLRPDSPIVGTGLEQRAAKDSRAIISAEGDGEVVYVSGDEIRIKYTRSELEENCYFDGGIKSYRLKKFERSNQDTTVNQRPIVDVGDKVKEGDAIADGCATQKGELALGRNLLVAFMPWRGYNFEDAIVISERIVQDDIYTSIHITEFEQQVRDTKRGEEELTREIPNVSEEATRNLNEQGIIRVGAKVQHGDILVGKITPKGETDPTPEEKLLRAIFGDKAGDVKDASLKTPPGVKGVVIDTKLFSRKRDEQISRKEEKQLVEAENERHAQKLSDLNSKWADKMYSLLRDKTSPGVYNYSGVELIPKGEKYKKSVFEELDPVHINENIDWATDGELVEHVKLLFKNYRDLRREVDTDAKRRKYQIQVGDELPPGIIQKAKVYVAKKRKLQVGDKMAGRHGNKGVIAKVVPQEDMPFTKDGTPVDIVLNPLGVPSRMNLGQIYETILGWAGLKLGVKYASPIFDGASYDQVQDELKKAGLPEDGRVQLYDGRSGYALDQQTTVGVMYMLKLNHLIEDKMHARSIGPYSLITQQPLGGKAQFGGQRLGEMEVWALYAYGASNILKEMLTVKSDDVKGRSKVYEAIVKGENLPEGDIPESFKVLLRELMGLGLEIHID
- the rplA gene encoding 50S ribosomal protein L1 gives rise to the protein MAKRGKKYRQAAELIDADMEYTIEEACDLVKKTGKANFNESVDLDLRLGVDPRHADQMVRGTVSLPHGTGKSVRVLALVNEAKEAEAEEAGADFVGLDEYIEKIEDGWADIDVIIATPDVMGKIGKLGRHLGPRGLMPNPKSGTVTMDIAAAVKEFKSGKIDFRVDKAGILHTSIGKVEFDASELRENAISFLQTILKMRPASAKGHYIKSAFISTTMGPGIQISRSSITSI